One genomic window of Corallococcus caeni includes the following:
- the ribB gene encoding 3,4-dihydroxy-2-butanone-4-phosphate synthase: MSRDSELNTIEEAIRDIQAGKCVIVADDEDRENEGDLIMAAELATPEQLAFMVRHTSGIICQPMLAERLDALRLPQMVSENTESHRTAFTVSVDFRHGTTTGVSASDRMKTIRALADPNSTADDFLRPGHIFPLRYREGGVLRRAGHTEAAVDLARLAGLQPSGILCELVKDDGTMQRMPDLKQFAREHNLKLITIADLIQYRSRKDRLVRREPGQSVVRTRHGEFTALTYTWTPDGAKSLVLVKGDPAKAQPAPLVRLHGACALGDVFGSPDCKCNLLLDRALENVAREGNGVIVYLPGMHGNDFGIHHKRAGDGSNASVSLAANESRDVGMGCQILTDLGVSAMRVMSNTDMTYRGLSGFGLTIESRLPLTVE, translated from the coding sequence ATGAGCCGAGACTCCGAGTTGAACACCATCGAGGAGGCCATCCGCGACATCCAGGCCGGCAAGTGCGTCATCGTCGCCGACGACGAGGACCGCGAGAACGAAGGCGACCTCATCATGGCCGCCGAGCTGGCCACCCCGGAGCAGCTGGCCTTCATGGTCCGCCACACCAGCGGCATCATCTGCCAGCCCATGCTCGCGGAGCGGCTGGACGCGTTGCGCCTGCCGCAGATGGTGTCGGAGAACACGGAATCCCACCGCACCGCCTTCACCGTCTCCGTGGACTTCCGCCACGGCACGACCACCGGCGTCTCCGCCAGCGACCGCATGAAGACCATCCGCGCGCTCGCGGACCCGAACAGCACCGCGGACGACTTCCTGCGCCCCGGCCACATCTTCCCGCTGCGCTACCGCGAGGGCGGCGTGCTGCGCCGCGCGGGCCACACCGAGGCCGCCGTGGACCTGGCGCGCCTCGCGGGCCTGCAGCCCTCCGGCATCCTCTGCGAGCTGGTGAAGGACGACGGCACCATGCAGCGCATGCCGGACCTGAAGCAGTTCGCGCGCGAGCACAACCTCAAGCTCATCACCATCGCGGACCTCATCCAGTACCGCAGCCGCAAGGACCGGCTGGTGCGCCGCGAGCCCGGCCAGAGCGTCGTGCGCACCCGCCACGGCGAGTTCACCGCCCTCACGTACACGTGGACGCCCGACGGCGCGAAGTCCCTGGTCCTGGTGAAGGGCGACCCCGCGAAGGCCCAGCCCGCCCCGCTGGTGCGCCTGCACGGCGCCTGCGCCCTGGGTGACGTGTTCGGGTCACCGGATTGCAAGTGCAACCTGCTGCTGGACCGCGCGCTGGAGAACGTGGCGCGCGAGGGCAACGGCGTCATCGTCTACCTGCCCGGCATGCACGGCAACGACTTCGGCATCCACCACAAGCGCGCGGGCGACGGCAGCAACGCGTCCGTCAGCCTCGCGGCCAACGAGTCGCGCGACGTGGGCATGGGCTGCCAGATCCTCACCGACCTGGGCGTGAGCGCCATGCGCGTGATGTCCAACACGGACATGACCTACCGGGGCCTTTCCGGCTTCGGGCTCACCATCGAGTCGCGCCTGCCGCTCACGGTGGAGTAG
- a CDS encoding isopenicillin N synthase family dioxygenase, producing the protein MMKELPRIDLTSATPGSEAERRAAFEIDRACKQVGFFTLSGHGISPAVFEDAYALSRAFFRQPLEAKNRCRLQSGFTMAADDYTPYGYSGMLEENAFAYMGRKGLPGDYVEKFSVGRLIEDDAASLPFSADAEGQRLRAALKVYFRECEALTARLTELFSIALDLPRDFFAKKTSASTDSLRSLLYPQLSPELINDQGMGEHTDGTLLTMLAQTGPGIQVKERGGAWITPTLERRDHLIVNIGDLMARWSNDEYVSTPHRVILSGGERQSLAFFKLANDDALIECFPKFCKDAPAKYEPVVYKAFSLQKMNALFGVGDAGRS; encoded by the coding sequence ATGATGAAGGAGTTGCCCCGAATCGATTTGACGTCCGCGACGCCAGGGTCCGAAGCGGAGCGCCGGGCGGCGTTCGAGATCGACCGGGCCTGCAAGCAGGTGGGCTTCTTCACGTTGAGCGGCCACGGCATCTCGCCGGCCGTCTTCGAGGACGCCTATGCCCTGTCGCGGGCGTTCTTCCGCCAGCCGCTGGAGGCGAAGAACCGCTGCCGGTTGCAGTCCGGCTTCACCATGGCCGCGGACGACTACACGCCCTACGGCTACAGCGGCATGCTGGAGGAGAACGCCTTCGCGTACATGGGCCGCAAGGGGCTGCCTGGCGACTACGTGGAGAAGTTCAGCGTGGGCCGGCTCATCGAGGACGACGCCGCGAGCCTGCCGTTCAGCGCGGACGCGGAGGGCCAGCGGCTGCGCGCGGCGCTCAAGGTGTACTTCCGCGAGTGCGAGGCGCTGACGGCCCGGCTCACGGAGCTGTTCAGCATCGCGCTGGACCTGCCCCGGGACTTCTTCGCGAAGAAGACCTCCGCCTCCACCGACTCGCTCCGCTCCCTGCTCTACCCCCAGCTCAGCCCGGAGCTGATCAACGACCAGGGCATGGGCGAGCACACGGACGGGACGCTGCTGACGATGCTGGCGCAGACGGGGCCGGGCATCCAGGTGAAGGAGCGTGGGGGCGCGTGGATCACCCCCACGCTGGAGCGGCGGGACCACCTCATCGTCAACATCGGCGACCTGATGGCCCGCTGGTCCAACGACGAGTACGTCTCCACCCCGCACCGGGTCATCCTGTCCGGCGGCGAGCGTCAGTCCCTGGCGTTCTTCAAGCTCGCGAACGACGACGCGCTCATCGAGTGCTTCCCGAAGTTCTGCAAGGACGCGCCCGCGAAGTACGAGCCCGTCGTCTACAAGGCCTTCTCCCTCCAGAAGATGAACGCGCTGTTCGGTGTCGGCGACGCCGGACGCTCCTGA
- a CDS encoding MFS transporter: MRTSLPQPPRGRDSGPPPFSRFVLLWLGQTVSGMGSHLNGFGLSVWMYEHTRSTSLYSLIALAAFAPGVLVAPLLGGVVDRHDLRKVMMLGHAGGAVCTVLIALLLWLDRLSVGALLALVAAGAAFNSVQRPAFTKATTLMVGPEQLPRANGLMQLGLALGYIVAPLLSGVLLPLIGVTGLLIIDVIAAALSLAVLQSLRVPAAPPTEAAPVKASLGVRALQDAAVGWRYIRERPGLLGLQVLLTLMSFNLGILQVLVTPLVMSFTDVRTLGAVMTAGGVGMLAGSLLLLAWGGARGVWTVLGFVLLQGLFMGLGASRASAWGVGAGAFGVLFTVPVIMSCNQTLWQRKVPTGLQGRVFAVHAALSGGAIPAAYLLSGPLADHVFEPMMAVGSPLASALGPWVGGTGPGRGIALFFLLLGAATVLLVAACTLLPSVRRVEQALPDALPEPLPGLTS, encoded by the coding sequence ATGCGAACCTCCCTCCCCCAGCCACCGCGAGGCCGTGACAGCGGGCCGCCGCCCTTCTCCCGGTTCGTGCTGCTGTGGCTGGGGCAGACGGTGTCGGGCATGGGCTCGCACCTGAACGGCTTCGGCCTGAGCGTGTGGATGTATGAGCACACGCGGTCCACGTCGCTCTACTCGCTCATCGCCCTGGCCGCCTTCGCGCCGGGCGTGCTGGTGGCACCGCTGCTGGGCGGCGTGGTGGACCGGCACGACCTGCGCAAGGTGATGATGCTGGGGCACGCGGGCGGAGCCGTCTGCACGGTGCTCATCGCGCTGTTGCTCTGGTTGGATCGCCTGAGCGTGGGCGCCCTCCTCGCGCTCGTCGCGGCCGGCGCCGCGTTCAACAGCGTCCAACGCCCTGCCTTCACCAAGGCCACGACGCTGATGGTGGGCCCGGAGCAGCTTCCGCGCGCCAATGGCCTCATGCAGCTGGGCCTGGCGCTGGGCTACATCGTCGCGCCGCTGCTGTCCGGCGTCCTGCTGCCCCTCATCGGCGTCACCGGCCTGCTGATCATCGACGTCATCGCGGCGGCCCTCTCGCTGGCGGTGCTCCAGTCCCTGCGCGTGCCCGCCGCACCACCGACGGAGGCAGCGCCGGTGAAGGCGTCCCTGGGAGTCCGCGCGCTCCAGGACGCCGCAGTGGGCTGGCGCTACATCCGCGAGCGGCCGGGCCTCCTGGGGCTCCAGGTCCTCCTCACGCTGATGAGTTTCAACCTGGGCATCCTCCAGGTGCTCGTCACGCCCCTGGTCATGTCCTTCACCGACGTGCGCACGCTGGGCGCGGTGATGACCGCGGGCGGCGTGGGCATGCTCGCCGGAAGCCTGCTGCTGCTCGCCTGGGGCGGGGCGCGCGGCGTCTGGACCGTGCTGGGGTTCGTGCTGCTCCAGGGCCTGTTCATGGGGCTGGGCGCGTCACGTGCGTCCGCGTGGGGCGTGGGCGCGGGCGCGTTCGGCGTCCTGTTCACCGTCCCCGTCATCATGAGCTGCAACCAGACCCTCTGGCAGCGCAAGGTCCCCACCGGGTTGCAGGGCCGCGTCTTCGCCGTGCATGCCGCGCTGTCCGGCGGCGCCATCCCGGCCGCCTACCTGCTCTCCGGACCGCTCGCGGATCACGTCTTCGAGCCGATGATGGCCGTGGGCAGCCCCCTGGCCTCCGCGCTGGGCCCCTGGGTGGGGGGCACGGGGCCGGGCCGGGGGATCGCCCTGTTCTTCCTGCTGCTGGGCGCTGCCACCGTGTTGCTCGTGGCGGCGTGCACGCTCCTGCCGAGCGTCCGCCGCGTCGAACAGGCCCTGCCCGACGCGCTGCCGGAGCCGCTTCCCGGCCTTACTTCCTGA
- a CDS encoding ATP-grasp domain-containing protein has protein sequence MAANLILLGARQFITERAWQLGLRPLIIQQPGLSDDVVNRQSDRVLLMNYDDPALIPMLKAAHAVTPFVSAITVAEEALIPCARINEALGLRGTPLDLVEKTRDKPAMRRVLDSGGFSPVQWAAVKTHEDAIAFAGRQGYPFILKPVDGVGSIDVRLVRSAADLDGVLNGRASWIAEEYLDGPEYSVECFSFAGRHIILGINEETKSTDPNASAFLEVAHQVPAPMPPERDREVRDFIRSFLDVLGIQDGPSHTELKYTSRGPRIVETHTRLGGDRLWDMVRLTTGHDLLDMTLQWAMGTLKPLEADPVPRGGAAIQFFTPPPGKLKRLNGAHALRRIPGVVEISLQVELGTTVRQALKSEDRAGFVIAYADTVQQAQAVCREVSQRLVLETA, from the coding sequence ATGGCGGCGAACCTCATCCTTCTGGGCGCACGGCAGTTCATCACGGAGCGGGCGTGGCAGCTGGGCCTGCGGCCGTTGATCATCCAGCAGCCGGGGCTGTCGGATGACGTCGTGAACCGGCAGTCCGACCGGGTCCTGCTCATGAACTACGACGACCCGGCGCTCATCCCCATGCTGAAGGCCGCGCACGCCGTCACCCCGTTCGTGAGCGCCATCACCGTCGCGGAGGAGGCGCTCATCCCCTGCGCGCGCATCAACGAGGCGCTGGGCCTGCGGGGGACGCCGCTGGATCTGGTGGAGAAGACGCGCGACAAGCCGGCCATGCGGCGGGTGCTCGACTCCGGCGGGTTCTCCCCCGTGCAGTGGGCCGCGGTGAAGACGCACGAGGACGCCATCGCGTTCGCCGGGCGTCAGGGCTATCCGTTCATCCTCAAGCCCGTGGACGGCGTGGGCAGCATCGACGTGCGGCTCGTCCGCTCCGCCGCGGACCTGGATGGCGTGCTCAACGGCCGTGCGTCGTGGATCGCCGAGGAGTACCTGGACGGCCCCGAGTACTCCGTGGAGTGTTTCTCCTTCGCGGGGCGCCACATCATCCTGGGCATCAACGAGGAGACGAAGAGCACGGACCCCAACGCCAGCGCGTTCCTGGAGGTGGCCCACCAGGTCCCCGCGCCGATGCCCCCGGAGCGCGACCGCGAGGTGCGGGACTTCATCCGGAGCTTCCTGGACGTGCTCGGCATCCAGGACGGGCCTTCGCACACGGAGCTGAAGTACACGTCGCGCGGCCCGCGCATCGTGGAGACGCACACGCGGCTGGGCGGCGACCGCCTGTGGGACATGGTCCGGCTGACCACCGGGCACGACCTGCTGGACATGACGCTCCAGTGGGCCATGGGGACGCTGAAGCCCCTGGAGGCGGATCCGGTGCCCCGGGGCGGCGCGGCCATCCAGTTCTTCACGCCGCCGCCCGGCAAGCTCAAGCGGCTCAACGGCGCGCACGCCCTGCGGCGCATTCCGGGAGTCGTGGAGATCTCGCTCCAGGTCGAGCTGGGCACCACCGTCCGGCAGGCCCTGAAGTCGGAGGACCGAGCGGGCTTCGTGATCGCCTACGCGGACACCGTGCAGCAGGCGCAGGCCGTGTGCAGGGAGGTCAGCCAGCGGCTCGTGTTGGAGACCGCTTGA
- a CDS encoding aminotransferase class I/II-fold pyridoxal phosphate-dependent enzyme has product MTTPSDAVMGPHLHRNNQKMIPASESAWAVARDSHMLNIRVEAVGGQNRMREVDTGHEFANLCSCSYLGLNSHPDVLQGGIDALKSAGITGLSMAEFRIRLGLMEELEEQLADLFGGPVLPAVTSSALTAAILPVLGSGHLTDSEPLVMVFDKFAHFSMAFVKPIVADETLVLNAPHNDMNYLEDVCRKYPRVAYVCDGVYSTGGATDLQALLTLQEKYGLFLYIDDSHSLSTQGKNGEGYIRSRLREMNDRTLIIASIAKAFGSTGGIAMLGSRKHFDFLYRTGPMGWSQSLRTAAIGTSMGSIKVHRSPELAKRQEQLRRNIALFDEHIQTAQRGDGLHIKVVEVGEQDKAVKLSRELYKRGFYTSAVFFPIVPVGKAGIRLMLRGDLPTERVQAFIGHLKEVLPTL; this is encoded by the coding sequence GTGACGACGCCCAGCGACGCGGTGATGGGACCCCACCTGCACCGCAACAACCAGAAGATGATCCCCGCCAGCGAGAGCGCCTGGGCCGTGGCCCGCGACTCGCACATGCTGAACATCCGCGTGGAGGCCGTGGGCGGCCAGAACCGCATGCGCGAGGTGGACACCGGGCACGAGTTCGCCAACCTGTGCTCCTGCTCCTACCTGGGGCTCAACAGCCACCCGGACGTCCTCCAGGGCGGCATCGACGCGCTGAAGAGCGCGGGCATCACCGGCCTGTCCATGGCGGAGTTCCGCATCCGGCTCGGCCTGATGGAGGAGCTGGAGGAGCAGCTGGCGGACCTCTTCGGCGGGCCCGTGCTGCCGGCCGTCACGTCCAGCGCGCTCACGGCGGCCATCCTCCCGGTGCTGGGGTCGGGCCACCTGACGGACAGCGAGCCCCTGGTGATGGTGTTCGACAAGTTCGCGCACTTCTCCATGGCGTTCGTGAAGCCCATCGTCGCCGACGAGACGCTGGTGCTGAACGCCCCGCACAACGACATGAACTACCTGGAGGACGTCTGCCGGAAGTACCCGCGCGTGGCCTACGTCTGCGACGGCGTCTACTCCACCGGCGGCGCGACGGACCTCCAGGCGCTGCTCACGCTCCAGGAGAAGTACGGCCTCTTCCTCTACATCGACGACTCGCATTCGCTCTCCACGCAGGGCAAGAACGGCGAGGGCTACATCCGCTCCCGCCTGCGCGAGATGAACGACAGGACGCTGATCATCGCCTCCATCGCAAAGGCGTTCGGCAGCACGGGCGGCATCGCGATGCTCGGGTCGCGCAAGCACTTCGACTTCCTCTACCGGACGGGCCCCATGGGCTGGTCCCAGAGCCTGCGGACGGCGGCCATCGGCACCTCCATGGGCAGCATCAAGGTGCACCGCAGCCCGGAGCTGGCGAAGCGGCAGGAGCAGCTGCGCCGGAACATCGCGCTGTTCGACGAGCACATCCAGACCGCGCAGCGCGGCGACGGACTGCACATCAAGGTCGTGGAGGTGGGCGAGCAGGACAAGGCCGTGAAGCTGTCGCGCGAGCTCTACAAGCGCGGCTTCTATACGTCCGCGGTGTTCTTCCCCATTGTGCCGGTGGGCAAGGCGGGCATCCGGCTCATGCTGCGCGGCGACCTGCCCACGGAGAGGGTGCAGGCGTTCATCGGCCACCTGAAGGAAGTCCTCCCGACGCTGTAG
- a CDS encoding alpha/beta hydrolase — protein MTARHHAERNAAEMKELLAYLDARPWPDGYEAARVHYDSLGLPIARDIGVEPVNVNGVRAQWLTPPECDQDRALLFLHGGGFVFGSLVSHGHMAAELARQARCRVLQLDYRRAPEHPYPAALDDATTAYRWLLERGFAPGCISIAGDSAGGGLVVSMQVHARAKGLPLAGALVCISSWFNLGIQGESYESREKADALVQRKVVEEVARHYLNGQDPRQPTISPIHADLTGFPPLLIQVGERELLFSDSQAMAKKAQAQGVDVTFEEWPDMVHVWHLHFHRLTSGREALQRIGQFVMEKTGARK, from the coding sequence ATGACCGCGCGACACCACGCGGAGCGCAACGCGGCGGAGATGAAGGAGCTGCTCGCGTACCTGGACGCCCGGCCCTGGCCGGACGGCTACGAGGCGGCGCGGGTCCACTACGATTCGCTCGGGCTGCCCATCGCCAGGGACATCGGGGTGGAGCCTGTCAACGTGAACGGCGTTCGCGCCCAGTGGCTCACGCCGCCGGAGTGCGACCAGGACCGCGCCCTCCTCTTCCTCCACGGCGGCGGGTTCGTCTTCGGCTCGCTGGTGAGCCATGGCCACATGGCCGCGGAGCTGGCGCGGCAGGCGCGCTGCCGGGTGCTCCAGCTCGACTACCGCCGGGCCCCGGAGCACCCCTACCCGGCCGCGCTGGATGACGCGACCACCGCGTACCGCTGGCTGCTGGAGCGCGGCTTCGCGCCCGGCTGCATCTCCATCGCCGGGGACTCCGCGGGCGGCGGCCTGGTGGTCTCCATGCAGGTCCACGCCCGTGCCAAGGGACTCCCGCTCGCGGGCGCCCTGGTGTGCATCTCCTCGTGGTTCAACCTGGGCATCCAGGGGGAGAGCTACGAGTCGCGTGAGAAGGCCGACGCGCTGGTGCAGCGCAAGGTGGTGGAGGAGGTCGCCCGGCACTACCTCAACGGGCAGGACCCGCGGCAGCCCACCATCTCCCCCATCCACGCGGACCTCACCGGCTTCCCGCCCCTGCTCATCCAGGTGGGCGAGCGGGAGCTGCTCTTCAGCGACTCGCAGGCGATGGCGAAGAAGGCCCAGGCCCAGGGCGTGGACGTCACGTTCGAGGAGTGGCCCGACATGGTCCACGTCTGGCACCTGCACTTCCACCGCCTCACCAGCGGCCGCGAGGCCCTGCAACGCATCGGTCAGTTCGTGATGGAAAAGACAGGAGCGCGGAAGTGA
- the tmk gene encoding dTMP kinase, producing MSAARKVALPGRFIVLEGLDGAGTTTQTERLASLLRSEGHDVVTTREPSDGPVGTMLRQALTGRLGLPQGRGPLAQETLALLFAADRTDHLHARILPALEQGKVVLCDRYVLSSLAYQGASLPMAWVDEVNSHAVSPDLTLFVGVDPKVAATRRAVRGGPAELFEADEAQRRIAIQYLKAIELRENHERIVHIDGELSVEAVTEACLVEVRQVLARKR from the coding sequence GTGAGCGCCGCGAGGAAGGTCGCCCTTCCGGGGCGGTTCATCGTGCTGGAGGGCCTGGACGGCGCGGGCACCACCACGCAGACGGAGCGTCTGGCATCCCTGCTGAGGTCGGAGGGGCACGACGTCGTGACGACGCGCGAGCCCTCGGATGGCCCGGTGGGCACGATGCTGCGCCAGGCGCTGACGGGCCGCCTGGGCCTGCCGCAGGGCCGGGGACCGCTGGCGCAGGAGACGCTGGCGCTGCTGTTCGCGGCGGACCGGACGGACCACCTGCACGCGCGGATTTTGCCGGCGCTGGAGCAGGGCAAGGTGGTGCTGTGCGACCGCTACGTGCTGTCCTCGCTGGCGTACCAGGGGGCGAGCCTGCCCATGGCGTGGGTGGACGAGGTGAACTCGCACGCCGTGTCGCCGGACCTGACGTTGTTCGTGGGCGTGGACCCGAAGGTCGCGGCGACGCGCCGGGCCGTGCGCGGAGGCCCCGCGGAGCTGTTCGAGGCGGACGAGGCCCAGCGCCGCATCGCGATCCAGTACCTCAAGGCCATCGAGCTGCGAGAGAATCACGAGCGCATCGTGCACATCGACGGTGAGCTGTCCGTGGAGGCCGTGACGGAAGCGTGCCTCGTGGAAGTGCGGCAGGTCCTCGCGCGCAAGCGCTGA
- a CDS encoding ornithine cyclodeaminase family protein, whose protein sequence is MAAFLPHDVVSAHGNLPRLVRELEAALTEGLHERVQVPLRVAVPSATRHAAFVSMPAVAEHLGLYINKVATLFERAATDPLPTMNGVVAAFSTRTGELLALLDGAAVTELKCAAVSALVTDLCARTDARTLAVAGAGAQARQQVAAVRAVRPIQEVRLWARNPARRGAFAADLRASLGEAVHVVACASLEEALRGADVIGTATSSKTPLGSFEGLSPSVHINCMGGHTVEAREVPLELLRTSTVIVEDLATALAEAGPVHASAITLGQLVRRDSGPLRAGRTVFSSTGHAFLDVLTVAHVLRELEGRHWPAKS, encoded by the coding sequence ATGGCTGCCTTCCTTCCCCACGACGTCGTCTCCGCGCACGGGAACCTGCCCCGGCTCGTGCGCGAGCTGGAGGCGGCGCTCACGGAGGGCCTGCACGAGCGCGTGCAGGTCCCGCTGCGCGTCGCAGTCCCCTCGGCCACCCGGCACGCCGCGTTCGTGTCGATGCCGGCCGTGGCGGAGCACCTGGGCCTCTACATCAACAAGGTCGCGACCCTCTTCGAGCGGGCCGCGACGGATCCGCTGCCCACCATGAACGGCGTGGTGGCGGCGTTCTCCACGCGCACGGGGGAGCTGCTCGCGCTGCTGGATGGCGCGGCGGTGACGGAGCTCAAATGCGCCGCCGTGTCCGCGCTGGTCACGGACCTCTGCGCGCGCACGGACGCCCGGACGCTGGCGGTGGCGGGGGCTGGCGCGCAGGCCCGGCAGCAGGTGGCGGCGGTCCGCGCGGTCCGCCCCATCCAGGAGGTGCGGCTCTGGGCGCGCAACCCCGCCCGGCGCGGCGCGTTCGCGGCGGACCTGCGCGCGTCGCTGGGCGAAGCGGTGCACGTCGTCGCCTGCGCCTCATTGGAGGAGGCCCTCCGTGGCGCGGACGTGATTGGCACCGCCACGTCGTCGAAGACACCGCTGGGGAGCTTCGAGGGCCTCTCCCCCAGCGTGCACATCAACTGCATGGGCGGACACACCGTGGAGGCGCGGGAGGTGCCGCTCGAACTGCTGCGCACGTCGACGGTCATCGTCGAGGACCTGGCCACCGCGCTCGCGGAGGCCGGGCCGGTCCATGCCAGCGCCATCACCCTGGGGCAGCTCGTGCGGAGGGACAGCGGTCCCCTGCGCGCGGGCCGCACCGTCTTCAGCTCCACGGGCCATGCCTTCCTCGACGTCCTCACGGTCGCGCACGTGTTGCGCGAGCTCGAGGGACGGCACTGGCCCGCGAAGAGCTGA